The Bradyrhizobium sp. CCGB01 genome segment TAGGCGCGCACATATTCGCCGGCATAGAACGCCCGGATCGCATGCACGCGCGTGTCCATGCCTTCCTCGAACCGCACCGCAAATCCATCGATGGTCCGCCGCACCACGATGGCCGCGATCGCGCGGCCATAGATGCGGCATTCGATCGTGCTGCCGGGGCGGGGCGGATCGGGATCGATCAGCCGGGCGCCGGTAATCGAGATATCGGCGAGCCGCGCGAGATGCGACCTGCCGTCCTGGCGCAGCAGCACCGGCTCGTTGCGATCGAAGCGCTCCGCCTTGCGCTTGCGCGGCTGCTCGATGCAGACGAAGCAGACCACGGCGAGGATGAACGCGTTGTAGAGGCTCCAGGCCAGAGCCAGTCCGCCATAGGCGATGTTCTCGCCGCGCAGGTGCAGGATGAAGGCATAGGCGACGGCCGCGAGCGTGATGACGAGGGCACTGCCATAGAGCCGCAGCAGCGGCCATTCGACGAAACGCCTGTCGCGGTCGCCGCCTTTCGCGGTGACCTTGAATTTGTGCCCCTTCGGCCTCAACAGGCCGGCTGCCACCGCCTTGAGCACGGCGGGCGCAGCGATCAGTTGCGAGACGTCCGTCATCATCGCGAGCGAACGGCCGCGCGACAGCCAGGCCATGCTGAGACCGTGCCAGACATAGAAGGGCAGGAAGAAGCGCAACAGCTCGGTGAGGTCCGCCTGCACCGCCTTGATGCCGAACAGCAGGAACAGCCAGGGCACCACGAGGCCAGCCACCTTCGAGGTGTAAACCGCAGACCAGCTCATGAACGCATCGACCAGCGAGAGCCGGTCGATGAAGGCGAGTTTCGATTCCCGCGAGAGCGGACCGCTGCGGCCGCGGATGATCTGCATGAAACCGAGGCACCAGCGGGCGCGCTGGGTGATGTATTCCTTCAGCCCCTCCGGCGCGAGTCCGATCGTCAGCCGCTCGTTGAGATAGATCGTGGTGAGGCCGAATTCCTTCAGGCGCAGCGTGACGAGATAGTCCTCCGTCACGGAGTCGGTCGGAAAGCCGCCGATCCGCATCAGCCCGGAATAGCGAATGAGGGAGGAGGTGCCGCAGCAGAAGGCGACGCCCCAGGCGTCCTTTGCCGGCATCAGGATATCGAAGAAGAAGCGCTGCTCGTCGGGCCAGACGTCGGTCGCGGCGAGGTTGGTCTGGATCGGATCGGGATTGATGAAGTGCTGCGGTGTCTGCACCACGCCGACCGAAGCATCGTCCATGAGCGAGATGGTTCGCGCGAGGAAATCGGGCCGCGGCACGAAGTCGGCGTCGAGAATGGCGACGAAGTCCGGCTGCTCCGGAAGCGTGCCGACGTGTTTGAGCGCGTTGTTGATGTTGCCGGCCTTGGCATGGTGGTTGTCCGGCCGCGTCAGGTAATGGCAGCCGAGCTCGCTCGAAAGGCGCCGCAGCCATGGCCGCCGGCCGTCGTCCAGCACCCAGACGCGGTAATTGCCGTACGCCATGCCGGTCGCGCCGATGATGGTGCGCTCGAGGATCGACCGCTCCTCGTTGTAGGTGCAGATGAAGACGTCGATCAGCGGCGCGTGCGGATCGGTGGCGCGGCCATCGATCCGGGCCGCCTTGGTGCGGTCGATGGTCCGGCTCAGGAACAGCAGCGACAGCGCGACCGCGACGAGCGAGGCCGCTTCCAGCAGCATGAAGGGATAGCCGATCACGGCATCAGCCGTCAGATGCGGCGGTGGGAGCGTCGCCGTGACCCGCCAATGGAGATAGCGGAGCAGGAAGACCAGCGAGACGGCCGCCAGGAACGAACGCGCCATCGTGCTGTCGCGCTTCAGCAGCGGCACGATCGCCATGAACGCGCCGAGCGTGATGAGGCCGGGCGACAATGCCATCATCACAACGCGGTCTCGTGCCGGTTGAATACCACGCGGCCGGTGCGCCCCACGGTGCAGGCGTGGGACGCGGCATCGCGAGGCGCCACCGTCACGCGATAGGGCTCCTTGCTCAGCGCATCCGGATTGATGGCGAGATTGGCGGGCGCGCCGGCGGCGCCGGTCAAATTGACCACGGTGCCGGAGATCGGTGCGCCGCCGTCATTGGGCTCGAAGCTGGCGCGGTCGCCGAGCTGCAAGCGGTTGTAGACGCTCTCGGTGACGTTGGCGGTGATGACCGCGCCGCTGCAATCGAGCACCTTGAGCAGCGGTTGGCCGGCCTGCACGTCCTCGCCCGGCGAGGTCATCATCTCCCAGACGCGGCCCGCGACCGGTGTCGTGATGTTGGCTTCGGAGAGATCGGCGAAGCGGACCTCCTCGATGATGATCTCGTTGGCGAGCCAGGCGATCTCGGTGTCGGTGCGTGCAAGATCGGCCTCGAGGTCGCCGGCGCGCTGCCGCATCTCCTCCTCGCGCTGCACCGAGCTTGGCCGGTCGTTATAGCTGTCGCCGAGGAATGAGCCGTTCTGTGCCGCGGCAAGCTCGACCTTGGCGGCGTCCAGGCGCTTGCGCGCGCCGAGCTCGGTCTGCTGTGACACCGAAAGCTCGCGCGTCAGTCGCGCCAGCTCGACGGTCGAGACGTTGCCGGATTTCGCCAGCGAGGACGCGCGCTCGACGGCGGCGCTGGCTTCTTCCCGCCGCGCTCCTGCCGCTTCGATCGAGGTCTGGATCTCGGCGATGCGCGCCTCGAGCTGGAGCACGCGTCCCTCGCGGAACTGCGTGGCCTGCCGGGCCAGATCCTTTTGTGACGCCCGGGCCGAGGCGAGTTTTGCGGCAAGGCTCGGCCGCTCATTCTCCAGGCGCGACTTCTGCCGCCGCAGATCGTCGAGCCGCGTGCGATCGCCGCGCGAATTCACGACGCGCAGGACCACGGTTCCGGCCTCGAGCTTGGCCTGGTCGGCCACGCGCTGGGCGGCTGCGACGCGGCCGCCGATCGGCGTGCGCAGGGTGACGAGGCGGGAATTCAGCACCGCCTCGACGCTCGAATTCTCCCAGATCGCGCGCAGCGGCAGCCAGCCGAACACGGCAATGATGGCAAGCCCGATGGCGACCTTGGCGCCGCGCCGCAGATGCGGCCAGCGCTGCCCTGACTCCGACGCTGTCTGCGGCTCGGGCGCGTGGCTGGGCTCGTCATTGGCGAAGAGCTGCTCGTGCAGTGCCTCCTGCAATCCTTTCGCGTCGGTCTTGCTCTCATGAGCAGCGGGAGCGGATGCGGGGTCGACGGAAGCGGCGCGCGAGCGGTCCATCATGACGTCACCTTGCTGACGGAAAACCAACTGGAACCGGTCAATGCGCAAGGGCCGCGCAGCGTGCCCGGTTACCGTGCATTTTGCCGACGCTGCACTTTCCAGGTTGCTAAGCGTCCGCGGGTGTTTTTGCGCAAATCCCGCTCAAGGTTTAGCGACAGGGGAAAGGCTGGCGGCGGCCCACGCATCTGCGGCCCGGCGACGCACGAACCCTTGCAGGGGCCGGCAGCATCCATACTTCGAGGGGGCCGGCCGGAGGCTCGCCCGCGGCCGCTCCAGGAGACGGCCATGAACTACCTTCGTACCGCAATGCTGCTCGCAGGCCTCACCGCCCTGTTCATGGGCGTGGGCTACCTGATCGGCGGTGCATCCGGCGCCATGATCGCGCTCGTCATTGCCGCGGCCACCAATCTCTTCGCCTACTGGAACTCCGACCGCGCGGTGCTTTCGATGTACGGCGCGCATCAGGTCGACCGCGCCAGCGCGCCGGAACTGGTCGGGCTCGTGGCCGAGCTTGCGGGCCGCGCGGGCCTGCCGATGCCGCGCGTGTTCGTGATGGACGAGGCGCAACCCAATGCGTTTGCGACCGGGCGCAATCCCCAGAATGCTGCCGTCGCCGTCACCACCGGCCTGATGCACCAGCTCAGCCGCGAGGAGCTTGCCGGCGTCATTGCGCATGAGCTTGCCCATATCAAAAATCACGACACGCTGCTGATGACCATTACCGCGACTCTCGCGGGCGCGATCTCCATGCTGGCGCAGTTCGGCATGTTCTTCGGCGGCAATCGCAACAACAACGGCCCGGGCATCGTCGGCTCGATCCTGATGATGATCCTGGCGCCGCTCGGCGCCATGCTGGTGCAAATGGCGATCAGCCGCACGCGCGAATACGCCGCGGACAATCTCGGTGCGCGCATCGTCGGCCAGCCGATGTGGCTGGCTTCGGCGCTGGTGAAGATCGAAGGCGCCGCACATCAGGTGCCGAACTTCGAGGCGGAACGAAATCCCGCGACCGCGCACATGTTCATCATCAATCCGCTGTCGGGCCACGGCGTGGACAATCTCTTCACCACCCATCCCTCGACGCAGAACCGCATCGCAGCGCTCCAGCAGCTCGCGGCCGAGCTCGGCGCGCAGGCGGCGCCGTCGCTCGGCGCCAACGAAAACTATCCGCCGCGGAGCCCGTGGGGCCGCTCGTCCTCACGAGGTCCTTCTCCTGGTCCCTGGGGCTGACGCGGAACCGGCCGGAAATTGCGCCCGGCTTTGTGACCTGGCGCACACAGGATGGTCCCGGCCGGTGTTAACACCACGGCGAGACTGTTCCTTCGAAAGGGGATGCGTGGCCGGCCCTCTGCCTGCCACGGTCGAAGATGACCAAAGCTGCGGTACCATTGCTGATCGTCCTGGGCGTGCTCATTGGCCTGTCCACGCACACGGTCGTCAATTGCGGGGACGAGGACGAGCCCGACGTCTGCTCGGCCGTGATCGGCTTCTCGCCGCTGCGGGGATCGCTGATCGCTTTCGCCTATGAGGGGCGTGGGCGGATCGCGCTACGCCACGGCGACTTCAGGCGGGCGATCGCCGATTTCGACGAGGCCATCCATCTCAATCCCAATCGCGCCTCGCTCTATCGCGACCGGGCGGAGGCGCGCCGGCAGAACGGCGACCTGGAGCTTGCCATCGAGGATTACGACGAGGCGATCGCGCATGATCCCAGGCGCGCCGCGCCCTATCACCAGCGTGGCCTGGCGCTCGCCGCCACCGGCGATCTCGATCGCGCCATCCTGAGCTACAACACGGCGGTCCGCCTCGACCCGTCGGATGCGCAGTCCCGCCTCGACCGTGGCCTCGCATTCCTGGCCCGCGGCCAGTCCGACGACGCGCGCGCCGATTTCGAAGCCGCACTTGCACTGCCGGTCGGCAAGGACAACCGCACCCGCGATGCGGCGCGCGCAAAACTCGCCGAGCTCGCCAGTGCCGAGCCGCCCCATGTTGTCGCGCCGAGAAGGTGAGATTCCAAAGCCGCATTCGCCGATTTGCCCTCTCCCCTTGCGGGAGAGGGTGGCTCGCCGCGCAGCGGCGAGACGGGTGAGGGGTCTCCATCCTCACGAACAGTATTGCGAGTGGAGAGAACCCCTCATCCGGCGCTTCGCGCCACCTTCTCCCGCAAGGGGAGAAGGAAGAAAGTGCGCCTACTTCGCCTTCTTGGCTTTCGCCTTCTTCGCCTTGGCCTTCTTCTCAGGCTTCGCCTTCTCCACCTTCACCGCGACCGGCGTGCTGGCGGCGAGGCGCATGGCGCGGGCGTAGCTGTCGGCGACGTTGTCGGCGGACATCTGGAGCCGCTTGGCCGCAGTGGTGGCCTGCTCCATCGTGGCCTTGGCCATCATCTTGAAGCGGTCGCCGGTCTCCTTGCCCTTGGCCTTGGCCGCAAGGCCGTTGAAGCGATCCCGCCGCTCCTTGGCGCGGGTCAAAAGGCCCGTATGCAGCTGTCTGGCCAGTTGCCGGATCACGACATCCAGGTCGGCGTCCGCCATGTTGTTCTATCCTCTTCGAAAACGGTATCGATGCGGGCGGGACTATGCAGATCGGGCCCCGCCTTGGCAATTCCCGGCGGTGCGTCATCCGCAGCTTCCGGTTACCAAAACAAAAAAGCCGCGCATTTTCGCGCGGCTTTTGCGGTGGTCTGGCGCGCGAGTGCTACGCCTGCCTTACTTCAGCGAGGCAACCGGGCCGCTCGACGGTGCCGGGTCGGGGTCGAAGCCGAACACGCCGACCAGATATTTGTAATAGTCCGGCATCTTCTCCTTGAGCGCATCGCGCGACTTCGGGTCGTGGAAGTCGCTCTTGCCGGCCAGGAAGATGCTGGCGGTCACGGCAAAGAATTCCATGGGATTCTTCATCGCATAGGAGTCCTTGGGCAGCAGGTCCTTGGACTTGGCCAGGGCGTAATAGCCGATCACGCCCTTGTTGGCGTAGCCGTCCGGCAACAGCCGGGCGTGATAGGCGTGCAGCAGCTCGTGCAGCAGCACGGCCTCCTTCTCGTAGCGCATCATGTCCGGCCGCAGCATGATCACGCCGAGGCCTGAATCGACCGCGAGGTCGACGGCATTGGGATTGGTCCAGCGCTGCGTGGCATGGTCCCACACCGTCAGCGCCCGCGGCACGGGGCGTTCGACGTTCGGGGTGACGCGGCCGTAGCAGGCGGTTGCGGCGCCTTCGTCGAGGCAGGCCAGCTCGCTCGCGATGATCGGGACGGTGCGGAAGAAGCGCAGCACGCGCGGCGACAGGCCGGCGGATTCGACGACGTCGATCTGGCTCTTCAGGTTCTCGGTGAGCTTGTCGACATCCTTGCGGTCGGAATTCTCCGACAGGTCGAACATGTAGCCCCGGTAGCTCTGGAAGCCCGACGGCAGCGCCTGCGCGGCCCCGGCCGATGCGTCGAGCGATCCGGCAATGGATGGATTGGCGAAGAGCGCGCCCATAACGGTCGCGGTCAGCAGCAGCGCAACGCGCATGATGAACCCCCTGATGTCACTTCCCCCGGCAGAATAGGTCGTCGCCGTTTGCGAAAAGTGAGTGCGGCGAGACTAAGGCACCGATGTTGAGGCGTGCTTAATCGTTGGTTGCAGATCGCCGGGGCGGATTAGCGCGGGATTAACCAAGCGTGGATCGGCCGCGCGCTTCGGCGTAACATGCGGTGCGGGCAACTGGTCCGCAGGTCCAGACAGCCGGTAGGAGGATGCCATGTATGCCGCCATCCGTCAGGCCAAGGCGAAGAGCGGGAGCGCGGAAGAGCTGGCGCGCCGCATCAAGGACGGGGCCGTTCCGATCATCAGCGACGTCGACGGTTTCCGCGCCTATTACGTCGTCTATGCCGGTGACGACACGGTCACCGCGATCTCCATCTTCGACAAGTTCGAGCAGGCGGAGGAGGCGAACCGGCGCGCGATCGCCTGGATCGAGAAGGATCTGGGGCCGCTGCTGGCAGGGCATGCGAGTGCCGCTGCGGGGCCGGTGATCGTGCATACGCTGGCGTGAGGGCGGGCTGTCGCCAATCATTCAGCTGTCATTGCCCGCGAAGGCGGGCAATCCAGTACTCCGTGACAGCAGTGATTGAGCCGACGGGCCGCGGCGTACTGGATGCCCCGCCCCCCGTGCGCAATTGCGCACTAGGCGGGGCATGACAGCGGTGAGTCTCACAACTCCCGCGCATTCGAGAACGCGAAGCTCGACACCCGCCGCGTCGTCTCGTCCAAGATCAGCGTGCGCGTGATCGGCGGTTCGGCGCGCTGGGCGCAGTTTTCGCGTTCGCAGAGGCGGCAGTTGACGCCGATCGGTGTGCCCTCCGTTTTCTCCAGGTCCATGCCGGAGGCGTAGACGAGGCGGGCGGCGTGACGGATCTCGCAGCCGAGGCCGATGGCGAAGCGCGGCTGCGGCAGCGGATGCGGCGCGACGGGGCGGCGCACCATCTGCGCGATCGAGAAATAGCGCGTGCCGTCGGAGAGCTCGATCACCTGCTTGAGCAGGCGATCGGGCGTGTCGAAGGTCGAGTGCACGTTCCACAACGGACAGGTGCCGCCGAATTTCGAGAACGGGAACGTTCCGGAGGAGAAGCGTTTCGACACGTTGCCGGCATTGTCGACGCGCAAGAGGAAGAACGGAATGCCGCGCGCGTTCGGCCGTTGCAGGGTGGTGAGGCGATGGCAGACCTGCTCGAAGCCGGAATTGAAGCGCTGCGCCAGCACATGGATGTCGTAGTTGAGCGCTTCTGCCGCCGCCAGGAATGTCGGGTAGGGCATCATCACGGCGGCGGCAAAGTAATTGCCGAGCGTGATGCGGAACAGCCGCCGCGGCGCGTCGTCGAGCGGGCCGGCACGGCCGATGATGGTCTCGAGGGCTTGCGCGCATTCACCCAAGCCCAGCTGGAAGGCGAGCTGGAAGGCGCGGCCGGGCGGATCGACCAGCTCCGAGATCAGGAGCTGGCGGCGATGGCGGTCGAAACGCCTGAGCGTCTCGCGCATCACGTCGACGGGCATGATGCGGGTCTGGATCGAATGTTTTTCGCGCAGGCGCGCGGCGAGCGCGGCATAGAGCCCCTCGGCCGGCACGTTCAATTCGTCACGAAGGGTCTCCGCGGCCTGCTCCAGCTCCGGAAAATAGTTGCGATTGGCCTCGATCAGCTCGCGCACGCGCTCGACCGGATTGGCCTCATAGCGCGTGCCGACGTCGCGGTCGGCCATCTGCGCCGCGGCCAGGGTCTCGCCCTGGCGCGCCTCGGCATAGGCCGCATAGAGCCGTTGCAGCGCATGGGTGACGCCGGGGCAGAGTTCGGCGAGGTCGCGCAGTTCCTGCTTGGGAACGTCGATCTGACGGAACAGCGGGTCGGAGAAGATCTCGTTCAGCTCGGCGAAGAAGCGGTCCTCGTCGGCGGTGGCGAGGTCGCGCAAATCGAGGTCATAGGTCTCGGCCAGGCGCAGCAGGATCTGCGCCGTCACCGGGCGCTGGTTGCGCTCGATCAGATTGACGTAGCTCGGCGAGATCCCGAGCCCCTCGGCGATCTGGGTCTGCGACAACCCCAATTGCTGCCGGATCCGCCGAAAGCGCGGGCCGACGAACAGTTTCTTCCCGGACTCAGCGGGCATTGTCAGATCTCCAGAGGCGGCAAGGTCAGCATATATGACCTATATTTTTTACAAAATTTACAAAATAACATCTATTACATGTTCCGATGTTACATGACATCACCATTCGAAGACAAGCCATCTGTACGAACTTCTCTTTCTGGCGTTTAGCTCATGACACGCATTTCGCAATGCACTGTCAAAAATGTCGTGAGAAGGCTTCGCGCTTTGTCATCAGCGAAAGGATCGAACAGATGAATTATCAGCCCCGTGGCATCACCCTCCAGGGTCCGGCGTCGTACCAGAGCGAACTCGACGCGGCCCAGGCGCTCCTCGAGAAGCAGCCGACCTGGAACGGCGTGTCGGCCGAGGCCGTCGCGCGCATGCGCCTCCAGAACCGCTTCAAGACGGGCCTCGACATCGCCCGCTACACCGCGGCGCTGATGCGTGCCGATATGGCGGCCTATGACGCCGATCCCACCAAGTACACCCAGTCGCTGGGCTGCTGGCACGGCTTCATCGCCCAGCAGAAGCTGATCTCGGTCAAGAAGCATTTCGGCGGCAAGACCGATCGCCGTTACCTCTACCTGTCGGGCTGGATGATCGCGGCGCTGCGCTCCGAGTTCGGACCGCTGCCCGACCAGTCCATGCACGAGAAGACCTCGGTGCCGGCGCTGATCGAAGAGCTCTACACCTTCCTGCGTCAGGCCGACTCGCGCGAGCTCAACGACATCTTCCGCCAGCTCGACGCCGCCCGGAAGGAAGGCGACAAGGCGAAGGAGAAGTCGCTGATCGAGAAGATCGACAACTTCCAGACCCATGTCGTTCCCGTCATCGCCGACATCGACGCCGGCTTCGGCAATGCCGAGGCGACCTATCTGCTCGCCAAGAAGATGATCGAGGCGGGCGCCTGCGCGCTCCAGATCGAGAACCAGGTCTCGGACGAGAAGCAGTGCGGCCATCAGGACGGCAAGGTCACCGTGCCGCACGAGGTGTTCCTGGCGAAGATCCGCGCCTGCCGCCATGCGTTCCTCGAGCTCGGCATCGAAGACGGCGTCGTCGTGACCCGCACCGACTCGCTCGGCGCCGGCCTGACGCAGCAGATCGCGGTCAGCCACAAGCCGGGCGACATCGGCGACCAGTACAACAGCTTCCTCGATTGCGAGGAAGTCACGCCGGAGAACGCCCGCAACGGCGACGTCATCATCAACCGCAACGGCAAGATGATGCGTCCGAAGCGCCTGCCCAGCAACCTCTACCAGTTCCGCGCCGGAACGGGCGAAGACCGCTGCGTGCTCGACAGCATCACCTCGCTGCAGAACGGTGCCGACCTGCTCTGGATCGAGACCGAGAAGCCGCATATCGAGCAGATCGCCAAGATGGTCGATCGCATCCGCAAGGTCGTTCCGAACGCCAAGCTCGCCTACAACAACTCGCCGTCGTTCAACTGGACCATCAACTTCCGCTGGCAGGTCTACGACGCGATGAAGGAAGCGGGCAAGGACGTCAGCAAGTACAACCGTGCCGAGCTGATGAAGCCGGAATACGACGATACGCCGCTGGCCATCGAGGCCGACGAGCGCATCCGCACCTTCCAGGCGGATTCGGCCAAGCGCGCCGGCATCTTCCATCACCTGATCACGTTGCCGACCTATCACACGGCTGCGCTCTCGACCGACAATCTGGCGAAGGAATATTTCGGCGAGCAGGGCATGCTCGGCTACGTCAAGAACGTGCAGCGCGCCGAGATCCGTCAGGGCATCGCCTGCGCCAAGCACCAGAACATGGCCGGCTCCGACATCGGCGACGACCACAAGGAATACTTCGCGGGCGAAGCCGCCCTGAAGGCGGGCGGCGCCCACAATACGATGAACCAGTTCGGCTAAACGCAGAACGCTTGAGAGGAGAGCGACAATGACCAACAGCAATTTCTGGGTGATCGGCGGCGAGTTCGGTTCGATGAACTTCCACAAGCTCGTGGAAGGCTCTGCCCAGGTCAAAGGCCCCTTCAAGTCCCGCAAGGAAGCCGAGGACTGCTGGAGGGAAGTGTCGGAAGAGAGCCGCCACAAGGCCGGCGTCCGCTTCTCGATCGTGGAAGAGCCGTCGCGGGTCTCGGCCTGACGCCCGGCCGCCGACCTAAAATCTAAGAAGACGTCCAAGGACGGAGGGTCCCATCCGGCGCAAGCCGGGTGGGATCGTCTGTTTTTGGCACAGGCGAACCGGTTGTGGGCGGCGTAAGCCTCTGGAATTGTGGACCCTTTGCGGAGGGTGTGGTTGCTGATAGGTTAATGGCGGCAAGTGAGGACGAGGCCGACAATGTCAGAGCCCGAGACCAGCGGGACCCAGCCCAGCCAGCCGCGCCCGGTGCGGCTGCGCGATGCTCTGCTGCGCGCACGGATCGAGGCCGCCGACCGGACCGGCGTGGTCGTCGATTTGCGCGATGCGGAGCTGGCGCGGCTGGAGATCCTCAACGACGCGCTCGATCCCCTGTTCGCGCAGGTGCCCGACCAGATCGACCTGTTCGACCGCGGCATCAGCCAGGGCGATACGCCGAGACTCTGGATCGATGTCGTCGCGCACATCATGATGGGGCGCGACAAGCGGCAGTACCGCTTCGTTCAGGACACCCGCTTCGGCCGCATCGTGCTCGCCGAATCGCACGACACCGCCGTGATCGTCGAAGCCGTGACGGACTACGTCGCCCGCCGCATGATCGAGCGCGAGCATGCCATGGTGGTGTTGCCCGAGCCGAAGCCCGAGGTCGCCCCGCCGCCGCGCCGTTCGCGGGTATGGCCGTTCGTGTTCGGGTTCGTGCTCGGTGCCGCCGCGCTGTTCGGCATCGCCGTGGTTGCGGCCCTGCGGAGCTGGTGACGGTTTTTCCGTTGGTGAACTAAATCAGCCGTGCCTGCTTGATCTGCCGGATCTGAAATCCGGACCCGAGGCCCCGCACCGTCTGCTCGCAGCGCCAGCCGGCATTGTCCTTCTCGATCGTGAACAGGTTATACGCGGCCGCCGGGTAGCGCCCGTGGGCGAGCGCGGAGGCCGACGGCACGCCGATCGCGGGGATGTTGC includes the following:
- a CDS encoding HlyD family secretion protein: MMDRSRAASVDPASAPAAHESKTDAKGLQEALHEQLFANDEPSHAPEPQTASESGQRWPHLRRGAKVAIGLAIIAVFGWLPLRAIWENSSVEAVLNSRLVTLRTPIGGRVAAAQRVADQAKLEAGTVVLRVVNSRGDRTRLDDLRRQKSRLENERPSLAAKLASARASQKDLARQATQFREGRVLQLEARIAEIQTSIEAAGARREEASAAVERASSLAKSGNVSTVELARLTRELSVSQQTELGARKRLDAAKVELAAAQNGSFLGDSYNDRPSSVQREEEMRQRAGDLEADLARTDTEIAWLANEIIIEEVRFADLSEANITTPVAGRVWEMMTSPGEDVQAGQPLLKVLDCSGAVITANVTESVYNRLQLGDRASFEPNDGGAPISGTVVNLTGAAGAPANLAINPDALSKEPYRVTVAPRDAASHACTVGRTGRVVFNRHETAL
- a CDS encoding isocitrate lyase, with product MNYQPRGITLQGPASYQSELDAAQALLEKQPTWNGVSAEAVARMRLQNRFKTGLDIARYTAALMRADMAAYDADPTKYTQSLGCWHGFIAQQKLISVKKHFGGKTDRRYLYLSGWMIAALRSEFGPLPDQSMHEKTSVPALIEELYTFLRQADSRELNDIFRQLDAARKEGDKAKEKSLIEKIDNFQTHVVPVIADIDAGFGNAEATYLLAKKMIEAGACALQIENQVSDEKQCGHQDGKVTVPHEVFLAKIRACRHAFLELGIEDGVVVTRTDSLGAGLTQQIAVSHKPGDIGDQYNSFLDCEEVTPENARNGDVIINRNGKMMRPKRLPSNLYQFRAGTGEDRCVLDSITSLQNGADLLWIETEKPHIEQIAKMVDRIRKVVPNAKLAYNNSPSFNWTINFRWQVYDAMKEAGKDVSKYNRAELMKPEYDDTPLAIEADERIRTFQADSAKRAGIFHHLITLPTYHTAALSTDNLAKEYFGEQGMLGYVKNVQRAEIRQGIACAKHQNMAGSDIGDDHKEYFAGEAALKAGGAHNTMNQFG
- a CDS encoding short-chain fatty acyl-CoA regulator family protein; the protein is MPAESGKKLFVGPRFRRIRQQLGLSQTQIAEGLGISPSYVNLIERNQRPVTAQILLRLAETYDLDLRDLATADEDRFFAELNEIFSDPLFRQIDVPKQELRDLAELCPGVTHALQRLYAAYAEARQGETLAAAQMADRDVGTRYEANPVERVRELIEANRNYFPELEQAAETLRDELNVPAEGLYAALAARLREKHSIQTRIMPVDVMRETLRRFDRHRRQLLISELVDPPGRAFQLAFQLGLGECAQALETIIGRAGPLDDAPRRLFRITLGNYFAAAVMMPYPTFLAAAEALNYDIHVLAQRFNSGFEQVCHRLTTLQRPNARGIPFFLLRVDNAGNVSKRFSSGTFPFSKFGGTCPLWNVHSTFDTPDRLLKQVIELSDGTRYFSIAQMVRRPVAPHPLPQPRFAIGLGCEIRHAARLVYASGMDLEKTEGTPIGVNCRLCERENCAQRAEPPITRTLILDETTRRVSSFAFSNAREL
- a CDS encoding glycosyltransferase, yielding MMALSPGLITLGAFMAIVPLLKRDSTMARSFLAAVSLVFLLRYLHWRVTATLPPPHLTADAVIGYPFMLLEAASLVAVALSLLFLSRTIDRTKAARIDGRATDPHAPLIDVFICTYNEERSILERTIIGATGMAYGNYRVWVLDDGRRPWLRRLSSELGCHYLTRPDNHHAKAGNINNALKHVGTLPEQPDFVAILDADFVPRPDFLARTISLMDDASVGVVQTPQHFINPDPIQTNLAATDVWPDEQRFFFDILMPAKDAWGVAFCCGTSSLIRYSGLMRIGGFPTDSVTEDYLVTLRLKEFGLTTIYLNERLTIGLAPEGLKEYITQRARWCLGFMQIIRGRSGPLSRESKLAFIDRLSLVDAFMSWSAVYTSKVAGLVVPWLFLLFGIKAVQADLTELLRFFLPFYVWHGLSMAWLSRGRSLAMMTDVSQLIAAPAVLKAVAAGLLRPKGHKFKVTAKGGDRDRRFVEWPLLRLYGSALVITLAAVAYAFILHLRGENIAYGGLALAWSLYNAFILAVVCFVCIEQPRKRKAERFDRNEPVLLRQDGRSHLARLADISITGARLIDPDPPRPGSTIECRIYGRAIAAIVVRRTIDGFAVRFEEGMDTRVHAIRAFYAGEYVRAYRGVRALPVGKALLMRLFG
- the htpX gene encoding zinc metalloprotease HtpX, coding for MNYLRTAMLLAGLTALFMGVGYLIGGASGAMIALVIAAATNLFAYWNSDRAVLSMYGAHQVDRASAPELVGLVAELAGRAGLPMPRVFVMDEAQPNAFATGRNPQNAAVAVTTGLMHQLSREELAGVIAHELAHIKNHDTLLMTITATLAGAISMLAQFGMFFGGNRNNNGPGIVGSILMMILAPLGAMLVQMAISRTREYAADNLGARIVGQPMWLASALVKIEGAAHQVPNFEAERNPATAHMFIINPLSGHGVDNLFTTHPSTQNRIAALQQLAAELGAQAAPSLGANENYPPRSPWGRSSSRGPSPGPWG
- a CDS encoding antibiotic biosynthesis monooxygenase, which encodes MYAAIRQAKAKSGSAEELARRIKDGAVPIISDVDGFRAYYVVYAGDDTVTAISIFDKFEQAEEANRRAIAWIEKDLGPLLAGHASAAAGPVIVHTLA
- a CDS encoding tetratricopeptide repeat protein, giving the protein MTKAAVPLLIVLGVLIGLSTHTVVNCGDEDEPDVCSAVIGFSPLRGSLIAFAYEGRGRIALRHGDFRRAIADFDEAIHLNPNRASLYRDRAEARRQNGDLELAIEDYDEAIAHDPRRAAPYHQRGLALAATGDLDRAILSYNTAVRLDPSDAQSRLDRGLAFLARGQSDDARADFEAALALPVGKDNRTRDAARAKLAELASAEPPHVVAPRR